A genome region from Rhodopseudomonas boonkerdii includes the following:
- a CDS encoding flavin reductase family protein, whose translation MSAFEFHSYEPRNGHGLKHDPFNAIIAPRPIGWVSTRGADGSVNLAPYSFFNGFNYTPPLIGFSSIGIKHSTHNAQETGEFVWNLATVDLAQQMNATAAHVGRDVNEFEVAGLTPVPSTLVNVPRVAEARVAFECKVTEIIELKRADGGSANAFLTMGEVVAVHIDKSLIVDGVYRTALASPIMRAGRKGDYFTVKHEDMFEMVRPD comes from the coding sequence GTGAGCGCTTTCGAATTCCACAGTTACGAGCCCCGCAACGGGCATGGCCTGAAGCACGATCCCTTCAATGCCATCATCGCGCCGCGACCGATCGGCTGGGTATCGACCCGAGGCGCCGATGGCAGCGTTAATCTTGCGCCCTACAGCTTTTTCAACGGCTTCAACTACACACCGCCTTTGATCGGTTTCTCCAGCATCGGCATCAAGCATTCCACCCACAACGCGCAGGAGACAGGAGAATTCGTCTGGAATCTGGCCACCGTCGATCTGGCCCAGCAGATGAATGCCACCGCCGCCCATGTCGGCCGCGATGTGAATGAATTCGAGGTTGCGGGCCTCACTCCGGTGCCCAGCACGCTGGTCAACGTGCCTCGTGTCGCCGAGGCCCGTGTCGCCTTCGAATGCAAGGTCACCGAAATCATCGAGTTGAAGCGCGCCGATGGCGGCTCTGCCAATGCTTTCCTCACCATGGGTGAGGTTGTAGCCGTTCACATCGACAAGAGCCTGATCGTGGACGGCGTCTACCGAACGGCGCTTGCCAGCCCGATCATGCGCGCCGGTCGCAAGGGTGACTACTTCACCGTCAAGCACGAAGACATGTTCGAGATGGTCCGGCCGGATTGA
- a CDS encoding DeoR/GlpR family DNA-binding transcription regulator, which produces MTSGLSHRQSEILNHARAFGRVMVDDLVRRFEVSAQTIRKDLNDLCDQRLLTRIHGGAIVASGVENLAYEARRFVAAEEKKAIGAAAAAQIPNGSSLFINIGTTTEEVANALTDHENLLVITNNLNVAMMLYRHPHIEVIVAGGTVRRADGAVTGSTAIKLIGQFKVDYAIIGASAIDEEGALLDFDYREVQAAQAIIANARSVMLVCDSTKLRRSAAVRIAHLSQIHTFVTDTTLPPALQEICRSRGVKVIEALPGADDEAEEG; this is translated from the coding sequence GTGACGTCTGGCCTTTCTCATCGCCAATCCGAAATTCTCAATCATGCGCGCGCCTTCGGCCGCGTGATGGTGGATGATCTGGTCCGTCGCTTCGAGGTGTCGGCGCAGACCATTCGCAAGGATCTCAACGATCTCTGCGACCAGCGTCTGCTCACGCGCATCCACGGTGGCGCCATCGTTGCGTCCGGCGTGGAAAATCTGGCTTACGAAGCCCGCCGTTTCGTGGCCGCAGAAGAGAAGAAGGCGATCGGCGCCGCCGCCGCGGCGCAAATACCCAACGGTTCGTCGCTGTTTATCAATATCGGCACGACGACAGAGGAAGTCGCGAATGCGCTGACGGATCACGAGAACCTGCTCGTCATCACCAATAACCTCAATGTTGCGATGATGCTGTATCGACATCCGCATATCGAAGTGATCGTCGCCGGCGGCACGGTCCGCCGGGCCGATGGCGCCGTGACCGGTTCGACGGCGATCAAGCTGATCGGTCAGTTCAAGGTGGATTACGCCATCATCGGCGCCTCGGCGATCGATGAAGAGGGGGCGCTGCTCGATTTCGACTATCGCGAGGTGCAGGCGGCCCAGGCGATCATCGCCAATGCCCGCAGCGTCATGCTGGTTTGCGACAGCACCAAGCTGCGCCGGAGCGCGGCCGTGCGCATCGCCCATCTCAGCCAGATTCATACGTTTGTCACCGATACGACCTTGCCGCCTGCTTTGCAGGAGATCTGCAGGAGCCGCGGGGTGAAGGTGATCGAAGCGCTGCCGGGGGCGGATGACGAGGCGGAGGAGGGGTAG
- a CDS encoding acyl-CoA dehydrogenase, translating into MSSPSLRKDYLSKPIFGWARGVLPKMSDTEREALEAGDVWWDADLFTGNPDWGKLLKVAPATLTAEEQAFMTGPVDRLCEMIDDWKVNWELRDLPPEVWDFIKREKFFGMIIPKDYGGLGFSPYAHSEVVRKISSRSVVAAVTVMVPNSLGPGELLMKFGTDEQRQRWLPRLADGRDIPCFGLTSPEAGSDAASMIDSGIICKGTFEGKEVLGLRLNWHKRYITLGPVATLIGLAFKAYDPDHLVGDQDELGITVALIPHDLPGVEIGKRHLPSMQVFQNGPNWGRDVFIPLDYIIGGQARLGQGWKMLMSALAAGRGISLPSLSAAGAAYVARTTGAYARIREQFNISISKFEGIEEPLARIAGTAYLLDASRRLTSAALNQGRHPAVISGIMKLHATERMRVVIDDAMDIHGGKAVIDGPRNYMGNLYRAVPVGITVEGANILTRNLIVFGQGAIRAHPYLLQEMNALSDSDKKKGLDAFDTAFWKHVGHSVTTLFRAWGRSWTGGAFAPAPDAGAATQFYRQLSRYSSAFALCADMALLTLGGALKRKEMLSARFGDIFSELYLLSAALKRWEDEGRQQDDLPALEWCMASGFKTIENRFAEILANLPNRFVATILKFVVQPFGASVLGPSDRVVHLCAQMILEPSVTRDRLTPDLAFVDDDGPLARLEKAFKLVTSTDDIAKRIRTAKLKDWKGAVAQGVITQAEGERLEAAREAVKLVIEVDDFAPGDLSPLAAKSDNVHQFFQDLGEQRAAS; encoded by the coding sequence ATGAGCTCACCCAGCCTGCGCAAGGACTATCTCTCCAAGCCGATCTTCGGCTGGGCCCGGGGCGTGCTCCCGAAAATGTCGGATACCGAGCGCGAGGCGCTGGAGGCCGGCGACGTCTGGTGGGATGCGGACCTGTTCACGGGCAATCCTGACTGGGGCAAATTGCTCAAGGTCGCGCCCGCGACACTGACAGCGGAAGAGCAGGCATTCATGACCGGGCCGGTCGATCGTCTCTGCGAGATGATCGACGACTGGAAGGTCAACTGGGAGCTGCGCGACCTGCCGCCGGAGGTCTGGGACTTCATCAAGCGCGAGAAATTCTTCGGCATGATCATCCCGAAGGATTATGGCGGCCTCGGCTTCTCGCCCTATGCCCATTCGGAAGTGGTGCGCAAGATTTCGTCGCGCTCGGTGGTTGCCGCCGTCACCGTGATGGTGCCGAATTCGCTTGGCCCCGGCGAGCTGTTGATGAAGTTCGGCACGGACGAACAGCGCCAGCGCTGGCTGCCGCGTCTCGCGGATGGGCGTGACATTCCCTGTTTTGGCCTCACCAGCCCGGAGGCCGGCTCCGACGCTGCGTCGATGATCGACAGCGGCATCATCTGCAAGGGCACGTTTGAAGGCAAGGAAGTGCTCGGCCTGCGACTCAACTGGCATAAGCGCTACATCACCCTCGGTCCCGTTGCCACCCTGATCGGTCTCGCCTTCAAGGCCTATGATCCCGATCATCTCGTAGGCGATCAGGACGAACTCGGCATCACCGTCGCGCTGATTCCGCATGATCTTCCTGGCGTCGAAATCGGCAAGCGCCATCTGCCGTCGATGCAGGTCTTCCAGAACGGCCCGAACTGGGGCCGCGATGTCTTCATCCCGCTCGATTACATTATCGGCGGCCAGGCACGTTTGGGGCAGGGCTGGAAGATGCTGATGTCGGCGCTCGCGGCTGGCCGTGGCATCTCGCTGCCGTCGCTCTCCGCGGCCGGTGCGGCCTATGTCGCCCGCACCACCGGCGCCTATGCGCGCATCCGCGAGCAGTTCAATATCTCGATCAGCAAGTTTGAAGGCATCGAGGAGCCGCTCGCACGTATCGCGGGCACGGCCTATCTGCTCGATGCCTCGAGGCGCCTGACCTCCGCGGCGCTCAATCAGGGCCGTCATCCCGCGGTCATCTCCGGCATCATGAAGCTGCATGCCACCGAGCGCATGCGTGTTGTCATCGACGATGCCATGGATATCCATGGCGGCAAGGCGGTCATCGACGGCCCGCGGAACTATATGGGCAATCTCTATCGTGCAGTGCCGGTAGGTATCACGGTGGAAGGCGCCAATATCCTGACACGCAATCTGATCGTGTTCGGGCAAGGCGCTATCCGTGCGCATCCCTATCTGCTGCAGGAGATGAATGCGCTCAGCGATTCCGACAAGAAGAAGGGCCTCGACGCTTTCGACACTGCCTTCTGGAAGCATGTCGGCCACAGTGTCACAACGCTGTTCCGCGCCTGGGGCCGCAGCTGGACCGGCGGCGCCTTCGCGCCGGCGCCGGATGCCGGTGCCGCCACGCAGTTCTATCGTCAGCTCTCGCGCTATTCCTCGGCCTTTGCGCTCTGCGCCGATATGGCACTCCTCACATTGGGCGGCGCGCTGAAGCGCAAGGAGATGCTGTCGGCGCGTTTCGGCGATATCTTCTCCGAGCTCTATCTGCTCTCGGCGGCACTCAAGCGCTGGGAAGATGAAGGCCGCCAGCAGGACGATCTGCCGGCGCTCGAATGGTGCATGGCCTCGGGCTTCAAGACCATCGAGAACCGCTTTGCCGAAATCCTTGCCAATTTGCCGAACCGCTTTGTCGCGACGATCCTGAAATTCGTCGTGCAGCCATTCGGCGCGTCGGTGCTCGGTCCGTCTGACCGCGTCGTCCATCTCTGCGCCCAGATGATCCTGGAGCCATCGGTGACACGCGATCGCCTCACGCCAGACCTTGCGTTTGTGGATGACGATGGCCCGCTCGCACGCTTGGAAAAGGCCTTCAAACTGGTGACATCCACCGACGATATTGCCAAACGCATCCGAACCGCGAAGCTGAAGGATTGGAAAGGGGCCGTGGCGCAAGGCGTGATCACGCAGGCGGAAGGCGAACGGCTGGAGGCGGCCCGCGAAGCCGTGAAGCTGGTGATCGAGGTCGACGATTTTGCGCCCGGGGATCTCTCGCCGCTCGCAGCCAAGTCCGATAATGTGCATCAGTTCTTTCAGGACCTCGGTGAGCAGCGAGCGGCAAGCTGA
- a CDS encoding acetyl-CoA C-acetyltransferase, with protein sequence MARPVYIVDGSRTPFLKARSGPGPFTPVDLAVQCGRPLLARQPFVPDAFDQVILGCVNVIADEMNPARVAALRLGMGERMVAFTVQINCGSGMQSIDTGYRYIRDGNADLILAGGAEALSHAPLVWPQNGVRWFAGLAMAKGPLAKLAALAKARPAFFKPVIGLERGLTDPITDLNMGQTAEKVGHLFGITRQQADAYASESHKRLARAQENGWLKGEVETAFDRKGQFYDHDDGVRPDSSPDKLAMLKPVFERPWGQVTAGNSSQITDGASWVILASEEAVAKHKLTPKAVIIDSQWSALDPSIMGLGPVLSSHDLLKRNNMTIHDIETWELNEAFATQVLGCLAAWKDEKFCREVLGLDGAAGEIDHAKLNVDGGAISLGHPVGTSGNRIVLHLVNAMKRLGTRRGIATECIGGGLGGAMLIERV encoded by the coding sequence ATGGCAAGACCAGTCTACATCGTCGATGGCAGCCGCACGCCGTTTCTGAAGGCGCGCAGCGGCCCCGGCCCGTTCACGCCCGTCGATCTCGCCGTGCAATGCGGCCGCCCGCTGCTGGCGCGGCAGCCTTTTGTGCCCGACGCCTTCGATCAGGTGATCCTCGGCTGCGTCAATGTCATCGCCGACGAGATGAATCCCGCCCGTGTCGCCGCGCTCCGGCTCGGCATGGGCGAGCGCATGGTGGCCTTCACCGTGCAGATCAATTGCGGCTCCGGCATGCAATCCATCGACACCGGCTATCGCTATATTCGCGATGGCAATGCAGATCTGATCCTGGCAGGTGGCGCAGAGGCGCTCAGCCACGCGCCGCTGGTGTGGCCGCAGAATGGCGTGCGCTGGTTCGCCGGTCTTGCAATGGCGAAAGGTCCGCTCGCCAAGCTCGCGGCGCTCGCTAAGGCCCGGCCGGCTTTCTTCAAACCTGTGATCGGCCTTGAGCGCGGTCTCACCGATCCCATCACCGATCTCAATATGGGCCAGACCGCCGAGAAGGTCGGTCATCTGTTCGGCATCACCCGCCAGCAGGCCGATGCCTATGCTTCGGAAAGCCACAAGCGGCTTGCGCGTGCGCAGGAGAACGGCTGGCTGAAAGGCGAAGTGGAAACTGCCTTCGATCGCAAGGGCCAGTTTTACGATCACGATGACGGCGTACGGCCGGATTCGTCACCGGACAAGCTGGCTATGTTGAAGCCGGTGTTCGAGCGGCCATGGGGCCAGGTCACCGCCGGCAATTCCAGCCAGATCACCGATGGCGCCTCCTGGGTGATTCTTGCTTCGGAAGAAGCCGTGGCAAAACATAAGCTGACGCCGAAGGCCGTCATCATCGACAGCCAGTGGTCGGCGCTCGATCCGTCCATCATGGGCCTCGGCCCGGTGCTTTCGTCGCATGACCTGCTCAAGCGCAACAACATGACCATCCACGATATCGAGACCTGGGAGCTGAACGAGGCCTTCGCCACGCAGGTGCTCGGCTGTCTTGCGGCATGGAAGGATGAGAAGTTCTGTCGCGAGGTGCTTGGCCTCGACGGCGCGGCCGGCGAGATCGACCACGCGAAGCTGAATGTCGATGGCGGCGCCATCAGCCTCGGCCATCCCGTCGGCACGTCCGGCAACCGCATCGTGCTGCATCTCGTCAATGCCATGAAGCGGCTCGGCACCAGGCGCGGCATCGCCACCGAATGTATCGGCGGCGGGCTCGGCGGTGCGATGTTGATCGAGAGGGTGTGA
- a CDS encoding acyl-CoA thioesterase produces MTESPNQPATGLDTEPTGDLTIRTVAMPADTNANGDIFGGWLLSQMDLGGGIFAAKVARTRTVTVAIEAMTFRKAVHVGDVVSVHANLVRMGRTSLTVHIEAWVLRRNESAPILVTDGNFTFVSIDENGRPQPIKKPDAAITA; encoded by the coding sequence ATGACTGAATCACCGAATCAGCCCGCCACCGGTCTCGACACGGAACCCACCGGCGATCTCACCATTCGCACCGTGGCGATGCCGGCGGACACCAACGCCAATGGTGATATCTTTGGCGGTTGGCTGCTGAGCCAGATGGATCTCGGCGGAGGCATCTTTGCCGCCAAGGTCGCCAGGACCCGCACCGTCACGGTCGCCATCGAGGCGATGACCTTTCGCAAGGCCGTTCACGTCGGTGATGTTGTGTCGGTGCATGCAAATCTGGTGCGGATGGGCCGCACGTCGCTCACCGTGCATATCGAGGCTTGGGTGCTCCGTCGCAACGAAAGCGCGCCGATTTTGGTGACCGATGGCAATTTCACCTTCGTTTCCATTGACGAGAATGGCCGTCCGCAACCGATCAAAAAGCCGGATGCGGCAATCACGGCATAA
- a CDS encoding 3-hydroxyacyl-CoA dehydrogenase NAD-binding domain-containing protein — protein MESRILDALKDRTLELGPTPDTSGSYRNFKLTRDGDGVAWLLFDRADASANTLSEEVLLEFDMVLTALESQRPTGIVIRSAKTSGFIAGADINEFRGSDPVAIEAQIARAHAVVDRFEALKIPTVAVIHGFCLGGGLEIVLACQMRVAIDGARFGFPEVMLGLHPGLGGTARFTHLVSPLQAMPMMLTGKTIDARKAKAIGLVDAVTEERHVRNAVKEAVFGRLKRARPSPLIPLLNFSPVRGFLASRMVAEAAKQAPREHYPAPYALIDLWEKHGGDRAAMLKAEQGSFARLMVTTTAQNLIRVFFLREAMKKLAGGGNTIRHVHVIGAGAMGGDIAAWCAHQGLRVTLADMKPGPLAGAIGRAADLYAKIIRKPTDQRDTLDRLIPDIDGEGVRNADLIIEAVPEKLDLKQKVYAGLEPRMKPDAILATNTSSIPLQDLRSSLARPERLLGLHFFNPVSRLQLVEVVSHDGVDQDMLKRATAFVGAIDRLPLPVKSSPGFLVNRALTPYMLEAMMLLDEKVDKETIDAAAEQFGMPMGPIELADQVGLDICMAVGDMLRSKFGDLLPPTPAWLREKVSRGELGKKTGKGFYVWKDGKAEKSSAAAATARPSQEMIDRLVLPISNVCVACLREGIVNDPDVVDGAMIFGTGYAPFRGGPLNYARSRGPDNVAATLRALADKFGDRFAPDAGWETFT, from the coding sequence ATGGAAAGCAGAATCTTGGACGCTCTCAAGGACCGCACCCTCGAACTCGGGCCGACGCCCGATACGTCAGGCAGCTATCGCAATTTCAAGCTCACCCGCGACGGTGATGGCGTCGCATGGCTGCTGTTCGACCGGGCGGACGCCAGCGCCAATACGCTCTCCGAAGAGGTGCTGCTGGAATTCGACATGGTGCTGACGGCGCTGGAGAGCCAGCGCCCGACCGGCATCGTCATCCGTTCGGCAAAAACCTCCGGTTTCATCGCCGGCGCCGATATCAATGAATTTCGCGGCAGCGATCCCGTTGCCATCGAGGCGCAGATCGCCCGTGCCCATGCGGTGGTCGATCGCTTCGAGGCGCTGAAAATCCCGACCGTCGCGGTGATCCACGGCTTCTGCCTTGGTGGCGGCCTCGAAATCGTGCTCGCCTGCCAGATGCGCGTGGCCATCGACGGCGCGCGCTTCGGCTTCCCGGAAGTGATGCTCGGCCTGCATCCCGGCCTTGGCGGTACCGCGCGCTTTACGCATCTGGTCTCGCCGCTGCAGGCGATGCCGATGATGCTGACCGGCAAGACCATCGATGCGCGCAAGGCGAAGGCCATCGGCCTCGTTGACGCCGTCACCGAGGAGCGTCACGTCCGCAATGCGGTGAAGGAAGCGGTGTTCGGTCGCCTCAAGCGGGCGAGGCCGTCGCCCCTGATACCGCTGCTGAACTTTTCCCCTGTGCGCGGCTTTCTCGCCTCGCGCATGGTGGCGGAGGCTGCGAAACAGGCACCACGCGAACACTATCCCGCGCCCTATGCGCTGATCGATCTGTGGGAGAAACATGGCGGCGACCGCGCGGCGATGCTGAAGGCCGAGCAAGGCTCCTTCGCCCGGCTGATGGTCACGACCACGGCGCAGAACCTGATCCGCGTCTTCTTCCTGCGGGAGGCGATGAAAAAGCTCGCAGGTGGCGGCAACACGATCAGGCATGTCCATGTCATTGGCGCCGGCGCCATGGGCGGCGATATCGCCGCATGGTGCGCGCATCAGGGCCTGCGCGTCACGCTCGCCGACATGAAGCCGGGACCATTGGCCGGTGCGATCGGGCGTGCCGCCGATCTCTATGCTAAAATTATCCGCAAACCGACCGACCAGCGCGACACGCTGGACCGGCTCATCCCGGACATCGATGGAGAGGGCGTGCGCAATGCCGATCTCATCATCGAGGCGGTGCCGGAGAAGCTCGATCTCAAGCAGAAGGTCTATGCCGGTTTAGAGCCGCGCATGAAGCCGGATGCGATCCTCGCCACCAACACGTCGAGCATTCCGCTGCAGGACCTGCGCAGCTCTTTGGCGCGGCCGGAGCGGCTGCTCGGCCTGCATTTCTTCAATCCGGTGTCGCGTCTGCAGCTTGTCGAGGTCGTCAGCCATGACGGCGTTGATCAGGACATGCTGAAGCGCGCCACGGCCTTTGTCGGCGCCATCGATCGCCTGCCGCTGCCGGTCAAGTCGTCGCCGGGGTTCCTCGTCAATCGCGCGCTCACGCCTTACATGCTGGAAGCGATGATGCTGCTCGACGAGAAGGTAGACAAGGAAACCATCGACGCCGCCGCCGAGCAGTTCGGCATGCCCATGGGGCCGATCGAGTTGGCCGACCAGGTCGGCCTCGATATCTGCATGGCCGTCGGCGATATGCTGCGCTCCAAATTCGGAGATCTCCTGCCGCCCACGCCGGCTTGGTTGCGGGAAAAAGTCAGTCGCGGCGAGCTCGGCAAGAAGACCGGCAAGGGGTTTTACGTCTGGAAGGACGGCAAGGCTGAGAAGAGTTCCGCAGCCGCCGCCACCGCGCGGCCTTCGCAGGAGATGATCGACCGGCTGGTGTTGCCGATTTCCAATGTCTGCGTCGCCTGCTTGCGTGAAGGTATCGTTAACGATCCCGATGTGGTGGATGGGGCGATGATCTTCGGCACCGGCTATGCGCCGTTCCGCGGCGGTCCGTTGAACTATGCCCGCAGCCGCGGCCCCGACAACGTGGCGGCGACGCTGCGTGCGCTGGCCGACAAGTTTGGCGATCGCTTCGCGCCGGACGCGGGCTGGGAGACATTTACCTAA
- a CDS encoding TetR/AcrR family transcriptional regulator, with translation MTLASDHIEADDMRTRIVVTAEKLFRELGYQKTTVADIAKVLRMSPANVYRFFDSKKSIISAVAQRLMGEVDEAVAVLITEHSPASQRLRVLLSTIHLMNAERYVGDAKLHEMVAIAMEESWDVCMAHMERIVVAIGTVIADGVTAGEFDAPDVGVAAHCVCTAMMRFFHPQMIAQCAQKPGPTIDQMIDFVLAGLAPRR, from the coding sequence ATGACTCTCGCTTCCGATCACATTGAAGCTGACGACATGCGCACCCGGATCGTGGTGACGGCTGAAAAGCTGTTTCGCGAGCTTGGCTATCAGAAAACCACCGTCGCCGATATCGCGAAGGTGTTGCGCATGTCACCGGCCAATGTCTATCGCTTCTTCGACTCCAAGAAGTCGATCATCTCGGCCGTCGCCCAGCGTCTGATGGGCGAGGTCGATGAGGCGGTCGCGGTTCTGATCACCGAGCATTCGCCGGCCTCCCAGCGGCTTCGCGTCCTGTTGTCGACGATTCACCTCATGAATGCCGAGCGTTATGTTGGCGACGCTAAATTGCATGAGATGGTTGCCATCGCGATGGAGGAAAGCTGGGACGTCTGCATGGCTCATATGGAGCGGATCGTCGTAGCAATCGGGACTGTCATCGCCGACGGAGTAACCGCCGGGGAATTCGATGCGCCGGATGTGGGCGTGGCCGCGCATTGCGTTTGCACCGCGATGATGCGTTTCTTTCACCCGCAAATGATTGCGCAATGTGCCCAGAAGCCGGGCCCGACCATCGACCAGATGATCGACTTCGTTCTTGCCGGGCTGGCGCCGCGCCGGTAG